The following coding sequences are from one Peromyscus eremicus chromosome X, PerEre_H2_v1, whole genome shotgun sequence window:
- the Hmgb3 gene encoding high mobility group protein B3, giving the protein MAKGDPKKPKGKMSAYAFFVQTCREEHKKKNPEVPVNFAEFSKKCSERWKTMSGKEKSKFDEMAKADKVRYDREMKDYGPAKGGKKKKDPNAPKRPPSGFFLFCSEFRPKIKSTNPGISIGDVAKKLGEMWNNLSDSEKQPYITKAAKLKEKYEKDVADYKSKGKFDGTKGPAKVARKKVEEEEEEEEEEEEEEEEEEDE; this is encoded by the exons ATGGCTAAAGGTGACCCCAAGAAACCAAAGGGCAAGATGTCTGCTTATGCCTTCTTCGTGCAGACATGCAGGGAAGAACATAAGAAGAAAAACCCAGAGGTCCCAGTCAATTTTGCAGAGTTTTCCAAGAAGTGCTCTGAGAGGTGGAAG ACAATGTCCGGCAAAGAGAAATCCAAGTTTGATGAAATGGCAAAGGCGGATAAAGTACGCTATGATCGGGAAATGAAAGATTATGGACCAGCTAAAGGAGGCAAGAAGAAGAAGGACCCCAatgcccccaaaagaccacc GTCTGGATTTTTCTTATTCTGCTCTGAATTCCGCCCCAAGATCAAATCTACAAATCCTGGCATCTCCATTGGAGATGTGGCAAAAAAGCTTGGTGAGATGTGGAATAACCTAAGTGACAGTGAAAAGCAGCCTTACATTACCAAGGCTGCAAAACTGAAGGAGAAATATGAGAAG GATGTTGCTGACTATAAGTCTAAAGGGAAATTCGATGGCACCAAGGGTCCTGCTAAAGTTGCCCGGAAAaaggtggaagaggaagaggaggaggaggaggaggaagaagaggaagaggaggaggaggaagatgaataa